A genomic region of Arachis stenosperma cultivar V10309 chromosome 9, arast.V10309.gnm1.PFL2, whole genome shotgun sequence contains the following coding sequences:
- the LOC130947808 gene encoding uncharacterized protein LOC130947808 isoform X4: MDESNKHKAIRAKEISEKMFAAGTQDDVATMRESYVSLASLIHSERNKFVGADGAFELVSQAWSVLSDKAKRAMIDEKINAPAFDEEVKVETCKLATECEYIPSEEGANCDHNVTEAATSIAKIQKENSPASRSSTFWTMCRRCKLVFLYSRVKVNCRLLCFVCNKEFMAVELDRRKVLSARRRSRGLHTVNPQAHDVSDFHGSTLLRKTCQGSSATQEKDVQQMYQKVKRKRNEEQVTERENASQEEHPVAKRSYFNPSKIRSALEDMSLTSCDERNSKEPDFKYSGITQAKESGIAKGIYQAELRNHFMDIAVNALSTKLAALNPDTNDSQKANETGETFLRESESCDQDNCEKPEERTSGVQATMPSAGSNTMTDMLTKSLGKMSIDFQFPNNADKEV; the protein is encoded by the exons ATGGATGAGTCAAATAAGCATAAGGCCATCAGAGCCAAAGAGATTTCTGAGAAAATGTTTGCTGCAG GCACGCAAGACGATGTTGCCACGATGAGGGAATCGTATGTGAGTTTAGCTTCCCTGATTCACTCTGAGAGGAACAAGTTTGTTGGCGCAGATGGGGCCTTTGAACTTGTTTCGCAAGCATGGAGTGTGCTGTCAGATAAGGCTAAGAGGGCAATGATCGATGAGAAGATTAATGCCCCAGCATTCGATGAGGAGGTGAAGGTGGAAACATGTAAACTTGCAACTGAGTGTGAATATATACCATCAGAAGAGGGGGCTAATTGTGATCACAATGTTACCGAGGCTGCCACTTCAATTgcaaagattcagaaggagAATTCGCCTGCATCAAGATCAAGTACATTTTGGACTATGTGCCGTAGGTGCAAGCTTGTATTCCTGTACTCTAGAGTTAAAGTTAACTGTAGACTTTTGTGTTTTGTTTGCAACAAAGAATTTATGGCAGTTGAACTAGATAGACGGAAGGTTTTATCAGCAAGGAGGCGCTCCAGGGGGTTGCACACTGTCAATCCACAGGCACATGATGTAAGCGACTTTCATGGCAGTACATTACTGAGAAAAACTTGTCAGGGTTCCTCTGCAACTCAAGAAAAAGATGTTCAACAGATGTATCAGAAAGTAAAGCGAAAGCGCAATGAGGAGCAAGTAACAGAGAGGGAAAATGCCTCCCAAGAGGAGCACCCTGTTGCTAAAAGAAGTTACTTTAATCCTTCCAAGATAAGAAGTGCCTTGGAGGATATGAGCTTGACCAGCTGTGATGAGCGAAACTCAAAGGAGCCGGATTTCAAATATAGCGGGATAACCCAAGCTAAAGAGAGCGGCATTGCAAAAGGCATCTACCAGGCGGAGCTTCGTAACCATTTTATGGACATTGCTGTAAATGCGCTTAGTACAAAACTAGCTGCCCTTAATCCGGATACTAATGATAGCCAGAAAGCAAATGAGACGGGGGAAACATTTTTGAGGGAATCTGAAAGTTGTGATCAAGACAATTGTGAGAAGCCAGAAGAAAGGACAAGTGGAGTCCAAGCAACCATGCCATCTGCAGGCTCTAATACTATGACTGACATGCTAACAAAATCTTTGGGGAAGATGTCAATAGATTTCCAATTTCCAAATAATGCAGATAAAGAAGTATAG
- the LOC130947808 gene encoding uncharacterized protein LOC130947808 isoform X5, whose product MRFARMARNLFPGLEGTQDDVATMRESYVSLASLIHSERNKFVGADGAFELVSQAWSVLSDKAKRAMIDEKINAPAFDEEVKVETCKLATECEYIPSEEGANCDHNVTEAATSIAKIQKENSPASRSSTFWTMCRRCKLVFLYSRVKVNCRLLCFVCNKEFMAVELDRRKVLSARRRSRGLHTVNPQAHDVSDFHGSTLLRKTCQGSSATQEKDVQQMYQKVKRKRNEEQVTERENASQEEHPVAKRSYFNPSKIRSALEDMSLTSCDERNSKEPDFKYSGITQAKESGIAKGIYQAELRNHFMDIAVNALSTKLAALNPDTNDSQKANETGETFLRESESCDQDNCEKPEERTSGVQATMPSAGSNTMTDMLTKSLGKMSIDFQFPNNADKEV is encoded by the exons ATGAGGTTCGCTCGTATGGCTCGAAATTTGTTTCCTGGTCTTGAGG GCACGCAAGACGATGTTGCCACGATGAGGGAATCGTATGTGAGTTTAGCTTCCCTGATTCACTCTGAGAGGAACAAGTTTGTTGGCGCAGATGGGGCCTTTGAACTTGTTTCGCAAGCATGGAGTGTGCTGTCAGATAAGGCTAAGAGGGCAATGATCGATGAGAAGATTAATGCCCCAGCATTCGATGAGGAGGTGAAGGTGGAAACATGTAAACTTGCAACTGAGTGTGAATATATACCATCAGAAGAGGGGGCTAATTGTGATCACAATGTTACCGAGGCTGCCACTTCAATTgcaaagattcagaaggagAATTCGCCTGCATCAAGATCAAGTACATTTTGGACTATGTGCCGTAGGTGCAAGCTTGTATTCCTGTACTCTAGAGTTAAAGTTAACTGTAGACTTTTGTGTTTTGTTTGCAACAAAGAATTTATGGCAGTTGAACTAGATAGACGGAAGGTTTTATCAGCAAGGAGGCGCTCCAGGGGGTTGCACACTGTCAATCCACAGGCACATGATGTAAGCGACTTTCATGGCAGTACATTACTGAGAAAAACTTGTCAGGGTTCCTCTGCAACTCAAGAAAAAGATGTTCAACAGATGTATCAGAAAGTAAAGCGAAAGCGCAATGAGGAGCAAGTAACAGAGAGGGAAAATGCCTCCCAAGAGGAGCACCCTGTTGCTAAAAGAAGTTACTTTAATCCTTCCAAGATAAGAAGTGCCTTGGAGGATATGAGCTTGACCAGCTGTGATGAGCGAAACTCAAAGGAGCCGGATTTCAAATATAGCGGGATAACCCAAGCTAAAGAGAGCGGCATTGCAAAAGGCATCTACCAGGCGGAGCTTCGTAACCATTTTATGGACATTGCTGTAAATGCGCTTAGTACAAAACTAGCTGCCCTTAATCCGGATACTAATGATAGCCAGAAAGCAAATGAGACGGGGGAAACATTTTTGAGGGAATCTGAAAGTTGTGATCAAGACAATTGTGAGAAGCCAGAAGAAAGGACAAGTGGAGTCCAAGCAACCATGCCATCTGCAGGCTCTAATACTATGACTGACATGCTAACAAAATCTTTGGGGAAGATGTCAATAGATTTCCAATTTCCAAATAATGCAGATAAAGAAGTATAG
- the LOC130947808 gene encoding uncharacterized protein LOC130947808 isoform X1: protein MDESNKHKAIRAKEISEKMFAAGDVYTAMRFARMARNLFPGLEGIEQMIKIFGIYLAAKIKINGEIDWYTMLGVGTQDDVATMRESYVSLASLIHSERNKFVGADGAFELVSQAWSVLSDKAKRAMIDEKINAPAFDEEVKVETCKLATECEYIPSEEGANCDHNVTEAATSIAKIQKENSPASRSSTFWTMCRRCKLVFLYSRVKVNCRLLCFVCNKEFMAVELDRRKVLSARRRSRGLHTVNPQAHDVSDFHGSTLLRKTCQGSSATQEKDVQQMYQKVKRKRNEEQVTERENASQEEHPVAKRSYFNPSKIRSALEDMSLTSCDERNSKEPDFKYSGITQAKESGIAKGIYQAELRNHFMDIAVNALSTKLAALNPDTNDSQKANETGETFLRESESCDQDNCEKPEERTSGVQATMPSAGSNTMTDMLTKSLGKMSIDFQFPNNADKEV, encoded by the coding sequence ATGGATGAGTCAAATAAGCATAAGGCCATCAGAGCCAAAGAGATTTCTGAGAAAATGTTTGCTGCAGGTGATGTTTATACTGCAATGAGGTTCGCTCGTATGGCTCGAAATTTGTTTCCTGGTCTTGAGGGTATTGAGCAGatgataaaaatatttggtATATACCTCGCTGCTAAGATTAAAATAAATGGTGAAATTGATTGGTACACTATGCTTGGTGTAGGCACGCAAGACGATGTTGCCACGATGAGGGAATCGTATGTGAGTTTAGCTTCCCTGATTCACTCTGAGAGGAACAAGTTTGTTGGCGCAGATGGGGCCTTTGAACTTGTTTCGCAAGCATGGAGTGTGCTGTCAGATAAGGCTAAGAGGGCAATGATCGATGAGAAGATTAATGCCCCAGCATTCGATGAGGAGGTGAAGGTGGAAACATGTAAACTTGCAACTGAGTGTGAATATATACCATCAGAAGAGGGGGCTAATTGTGATCACAATGTTACCGAGGCTGCCACTTCAATTgcaaagattcagaaggagAATTCGCCTGCATCAAGATCAAGTACATTTTGGACTATGTGCCGTAGGTGCAAGCTTGTATTCCTGTACTCTAGAGTTAAAGTTAACTGTAGACTTTTGTGTTTTGTTTGCAACAAAGAATTTATGGCAGTTGAACTAGATAGACGGAAGGTTTTATCAGCAAGGAGGCGCTCCAGGGGGTTGCACACTGTCAATCCACAGGCACATGATGTAAGCGACTTTCATGGCAGTACATTACTGAGAAAAACTTGTCAGGGTTCCTCTGCAACTCAAGAAAAAGATGTTCAACAGATGTATCAGAAAGTAAAGCGAAAGCGCAATGAGGAGCAAGTAACAGAGAGGGAAAATGCCTCCCAAGAGGAGCACCCTGTTGCTAAAAGAAGTTACTTTAATCCTTCCAAGATAAGAAGTGCCTTGGAGGATATGAGCTTGACCAGCTGTGATGAGCGAAACTCAAAGGAGCCGGATTTCAAATATAGCGGGATAACCCAAGCTAAAGAGAGCGGCATTGCAAAAGGCATCTACCAGGCGGAGCTTCGTAACCATTTTATGGACATTGCTGTAAATGCGCTTAGTACAAAACTAGCTGCCCTTAATCCGGATACTAATGATAGCCAGAAAGCAAATGAGACGGGGGAAACATTTTTGAGGGAATCTGAAAGTTGTGATCAAGACAATTGTGAGAAGCCAGAAGAAAGGACAAGTGGAGTCCAAGCAACCATGCCATCTGCAGGCTCTAATACTATGACTGACATGCTAACAAAATCTTTGGGGAAGATGTCAATAGATTTCCAATTTCCAAATAATGCAGATAAAGAAGTATAG
- the LOC130947808 gene encoding uncharacterized protein LOC130947808 isoform X6: protein MRESYVSLASLIHSERNKFVGADGAFELVSQAWSVLSDKAKRAMIDEKINAPAFDEEVKVETCKLATECEYIPSEEGANCDHNVTEAATSIAKIQKENSPASRSSTFWTMCRRCKLVFLYSRVKVNCRLLCFVCNKEFMAVELDRRKVLSARRRSRGLHTVNPQAHDVSDFHGSTLLRKTCQGSSATQEKDVQQMYQKVKRKRNEEQVTERENASQEEHPVAKRSYFNPSKIRSALEDMSLTSCDERNSKEPDFKYSGITQAKESGIAKGIYQAELRNHFMDIAVNALSTKLAALNPDTNDSQKANETGETFLRESESCDQDNCEKPEERTSGVQATMPSAGSNTMTDMLTKSLGKMSIDFQFPNNADKEV, encoded by the coding sequence ATGAGGGAATCGTATGTGAGTTTAGCTTCCCTGATTCACTCTGAGAGGAACAAGTTTGTTGGCGCAGATGGGGCCTTTGAACTTGTTTCGCAAGCATGGAGTGTGCTGTCAGATAAGGCTAAGAGGGCAATGATCGATGAGAAGATTAATGCCCCAGCATTCGATGAGGAGGTGAAGGTGGAAACATGTAAACTTGCAACTGAGTGTGAATATATACCATCAGAAGAGGGGGCTAATTGTGATCACAATGTTACCGAGGCTGCCACTTCAATTgcaaagattcagaaggagAATTCGCCTGCATCAAGATCAAGTACATTTTGGACTATGTGCCGTAGGTGCAAGCTTGTATTCCTGTACTCTAGAGTTAAAGTTAACTGTAGACTTTTGTGTTTTGTTTGCAACAAAGAATTTATGGCAGTTGAACTAGATAGACGGAAGGTTTTATCAGCAAGGAGGCGCTCCAGGGGGTTGCACACTGTCAATCCACAGGCACATGATGTAAGCGACTTTCATGGCAGTACATTACTGAGAAAAACTTGTCAGGGTTCCTCTGCAACTCAAGAAAAAGATGTTCAACAGATGTATCAGAAAGTAAAGCGAAAGCGCAATGAGGAGCAAGTAACAGAGAGGGAAAATGCCTCCCAAGAGGAGCACCCTGTTGCTAAAAGAAGTTACTTTAATCCTTCCAAGATAAGAAGTGCCTTGGAGGATATGAGCTTGACCAGCTGTGATGAGCGAAACTCAAAGGAGCCGGATTTCAAATATAGCGGGATAACCCAAGCTAAAGAGAGCGGCATTGCAAAAGGCATCTACCAGGCGGAGCTTCGTAACCATTTTATGGACATTGCTGTAAATGCGCTTAGTACAAAACTAGCTGCCCTTAATCCGGATACTAATGATAGCCAGAAAGCAAATGAGACGGGGGAAACATTTTTGAGGGAATCTGAAAGTTGTGATCAAGACAATTGTGAGAAGCCAGAAGAAAGGACAAGTGGAGTCCAAGCAACCATGCCATCTGCAGGCTCTAATACTATGACTGACATGCTAACAAAATCTTTGGGGAAGATGTCAATAGATTTCCAATTTCCAAATAATGCAGATAAAGAAGTATAG
- the LOC130947808 gene encoding uncharacterized protein LOC130947808 isoform X3, whose protein sequence is MDESNKHKAIRAKEISEKMFAAGDVYTAMRFARMARNLFPGLEGTQDDVATMRESYVSLASLIHSERNKFVGADGAFELVSQAWSVLSDKAKRAMIDEKINAPAFDEEVKVETCKLATECEYIPSEEGANCDHNVTEAATSIAKIQKENSPASRSSTFWTMCRRCKLVFLYSRVKVNCRLLCFVCNKEFMAVELDRRKVLSARRRSRGLHTVNPQAHDVSDFHGSTLLRKTCQGSSATQEKDVQQMYQKVKRKRNEEQVTERENASQEEHPVAKRSYFNPSKIRSALEDMSLTSCDERNSKEPDFKYSGITQAKESGIAKGIYQAELRNHFMDIAVNALSTKLAALNPDTNDSQKANETGETFLRESESCDQDNCEKPEERTSGVQATMPSAGSNTMTDMLTKSLGKMSIDFQFPNNADKEV, encoded by the exons ATGGATGAGTCAAATAAGCATAAGGCCATCAGAGCCAAAGAGATTTCTGAGAAAATGTTTGCTGCAGGTGATGTTTATACTGCAATGAGGTTCGCTCGTATGGCTCGAAATTTGTTTCCTGGTCTTGAGG GCACGCAAGACGATGTTGCCACGATGAGGGAATCGTATGTGAGTTTAGCTTCCCTGATTCACTCTGAGAGGAACAAGTTTGTTGGCGCAGATGGGGCCTTTGAACTTGTTTCGCAAGCATGGAGTGTGCTGTCAGATAAGGCTAAGAGGGCAATGATCGATGAGAAGATTAATGCCCCAGCATTCGATGAGGAGGTGAAGGTGGAAACATGTAAACTTGCAACTGAGTGTGAATATATACCATCAGAAGAGGGGGCTAATTGTGATCACAATGTTACCGAGGCTGCCACTTCAATTgcaaagattcagaaggagAATTCGCCTGCATCAAGATCAAGTACATTTTGGACTATGTGCCGTAGGTGCAAGCTTGTATTCCTGTACTCTAGAGTTAAAGTTAACTGTAGACTTTTGTGTTTTGTTTGCAACAAAGAATTTATGGCAGTTGAACTAGATAGACGGAAGGTTTTATCAGCAAGGAGGCGCTCCAGGGGGTTGCACACTGTCAATCCACAGGCACATGATGTAAGCGACTTTCATGGCAGTACATTACTGAGAAAAACTTGTCAGGGTTCCTCTGCAACTCAAGAAAAAGATGTTCAACAGATGTATCAGAAAGTAAAGCGAAAGCGCAATGAGGAGCAAGTAACAGAGAGGGAAAATGCCTCCCAAGAGGAGCACCCTGTTGCTAAAAGAAGTTACTTTAATCCTTCCAAGATAAGAAGTGCCTTGGAGGATATGAGCTTGACCAGCTGTGATGAGCGAAACTCAAAGGAGCCGGATTTCAAATATAGCGGGATAACCCAAGCTAAAGAGAGCGGCATTGCAAAAGGCATCTACCAGGCGGAGCTTCGTAACCATTTTATGGACATTGCTGTAAATGCGCTTAGTACAAAACTAGCTGCCCTTAATCCGGATACTAATGATAGCCAGAAAGCAAATGAGACGGGGGAAACATTTTTGAGGGAATCTGAAAGTTGTGATCAAGACAATTGTGAGAAGCCAGAAGAAAGGACAAGTGGAGTCCAAGCAACCATGCCATCTGCAGGCTCTAATACTATGACTGACATGCTAACAAAATCTTTGGGGAAGATGTCAATAGATTTCCAATTTCCAAATAATGCAGATAAAGAAGTATAG
- the LOC130947808 gene encoding uncharacterized protein LOC130947808 isoform X2, which yields MRFARMARNLFPGLEGIEQMIKIFGIYLAAKIKINGEIDWYTMLGVGTQDDVATMRESYVSLASLIHSERNKFVGADGAFELVSQAWSVLSDKAKRAMIDEKINAPAFDEEVKVETCKLATECEYIPSEEGANCDHNVTEAATSIAKIQKENSPASRSSTFWTMCRRCKLVFLYSRVKVNCRLLCFVCNKEFMAVELDRRKVLSARRRSRGLHTVNPQAHDVSDFHGSTLLRKTCQGSSATQEKDVQQMYQKVKRKRNEEQVTERENASQEEHPVAKRSYFNPSKIRSALEDMSLTSCDERNSKEPDFKYSGITQAKESGIAKGIYQAELRNHFMDIAVNALSTKLAALNPDTNDSQKANETGETFLRESESCDQDNCEKPEERTSGVQATMPSAGSNTMTDMLTKSLGKMSIDFQFPNNADKEV from the coding sequence ATGAGGTTCGCTCGTATGGCTCGAAATTTGTTTCCTGGTCTTGAGGGTATTGAGCAGatgataaaaatatttggtATATACCTCGCTGCTAAGATTAAAATAAATGGTGAAATTGATTGGTACACTATGCTTGGTGTAGGCACGCAAGACGATGTTGCCACGATGAGGGAATCGTATGTGAGTTTAGCTTCCCTGATTCACTCTGAGAGGAACAAGTTTGTTGGCGCAGATGGGGCCTTTGAACTTGTTTCGCAAGCATGGAGTGTGCTGTCAGATAAGGCTAAGAGGGCAATGATCGATGAGAAGATTAATGCCCCAGCATTCGATGAGGAGGTGAAGGTGGAAACATGTAAACTTGCAACTGAGTGTGAATATATACCATCAGAAGAGGGGGCTAATTGTGATCACAATGTTACCGAGGCTGCCACTTCAATTgcaaagattcagaaggagAATTCGCCTGCATCAAGATCAAGTACATTTTGGACTATGTGCCGTAGGTGCAAGCTTGTATTCCTGTACTCTAGAGTTAAAGTTAACTGTAGACTTTTGTGTTTTGTTTGCAACAAAGAATTTATGGCAGTTGAACTAGATAGACGGAAGGTTTTATCAGCAAGGAGGCGCTCCAGGGGGTTGCACACTGTCAATCCACAGGCACATGATGTAAGCGACTTTCATGGCAGTACATTACTGAGAAAAACTTGTCAGGGTTCCTCTGCAACTCAAGAAAAAGATGTTCAACAGATGTATCAGAAAGTAAAGCGAAAGCGCAATGAGGAGCAAGTAACAGAGAGGGAAAATGCCTCCCAAGAGGAGCACCCTGTTGCTAAAAGAAGTTACTTTAATCCTTCCAAGATAAGAAGTGCCTTGGAGGATATGAGCTTGACCAGCTGTGATGAGCGAAACTCAAAGGAGCCGGATTTCAAATATAGCGGGATAACCCAAGCTAAAGAGAGCGGCATTGCAAAAGGCATCTACCAGGCGGAGCTTCGTAACCATTTTATGGACATTGCTGTAAATGCGCTTAGTACAAAACTAGCTGCCCTTAATCCGGATACTAATGATAGCCAGAAAGCAAATGAGACGGGGGAAACATTTTTGAGGGAATCTGAAAGTTGTGATCAAGACAATTGTGAGAAGCCAGAAGAAAGGACAAGTGGAGTCCAAGCAACCATGCCATCTGCAGGCTCTAATACTATGACTGACATGCTAACAAAATCTTTGGGGAAGATGTCAATAGATTTCCAATTTCCAAATAATGCAGATAAAGAAGTATAG